The Manis javanica isolate MJ-LG chromosome 4, MJ_LKY, whole genome shotgun sequence genome contains a region encoding:
- the PAQR7 gene encoding LOW QUALITY PROTEIN: membrane progestin receptor alpha (The sequence of the model RefSeq protein was modified relative to this genomic sequence to represent the inferred CDS: inserted 1 base in 1 codon), producing MATMVAQKLSHLLPSLWQVHQEPQPSVQPEPVFTVDRAEVPPLFWKPYIYVGYRPLHRTWRFYFRTLFQQHNEAVNVWTHLLAALVLLLRLVISVGTVDFWGDPHALPLFIIVLASFTYLSLSALAHLLQAKSEFWHYSFFFLDYVGVAVYQFASALAHFYYTIEPAWHAQVQTIFLPMXAFLAWLSCTGSCYNKYIQRPGLLGRTCQEVPSALAYALDISPVVHRILLSPDPVTDDPALLYHKCQVVFFLLAAVFFSAFMPERWFPGSCHVFGQGHQLFHVFLVLCTLAQLEAVALDYKARRSIYEPLHTRWPHNFSGLFLLTVGSSVLTAFFLSQLVRCKLNRKTQ from the exons ATGGCCACAATGGTGGCCCAAAAGCTCAGCCACCTCCTGCCCAGTTTGTGGCAGGTCCACCAGGAGCCTCAGCCATCTGTGCAGCCAGAGCCTGTCTTCACTGTAGACCGAGCCGAGGTGCCACCCCTCTTCTGGAAGCCATACATCTATGTGGGTTACCGGCCGCTGCATCGGACCTGGCGCTTCTACTTCCGCACACTGTTCCAGCAGCACAACGAGGCGGTGAATGTCTGGACCCACCTGCTGGCCGCCCTGGTGCTGCTGCTGCGGCTGGTCATCTCTGTGGGGACCGTGGACTTCTGGGGAGACCCACATGCCCTGCCCCTCTTCATCATTGTACTCGCCTCCTTCACCTACCTCTCCCTCAGTGCCTTGGCTCATCTCCTGCAGGCCAAGTCTGAGTTCTGGCATTACAGTTTCTTCTTCCTGGACTACGTGGGTGTGGCCGTGTACCAGTTTGCCAGTGCCCTGGCGCACTTCTACTACACCATCGAGCCTGCTTGGCATGCCCAGGTGCAGACCATTTTCCTGCCCA GCGCCTTTCTCGCCTGGCTTTCCTGCACTGGCTCCTGCTACAACAAATACATCCAGAGGCCTGGACTGCTGGGCCGCACTTGCCAGGAGGTGCCCTCGGCACTGGCGTATGCACTGGACATCAGCCCTGTGGTGCACCGCATCCTTTTGTCCCCTGACCCTGTCACTGATGACCCGGCACTTCTCTACCACAAGTGTCAGGTGGTCTTCTTCCTGCTGGCTGCTGTGTTCTTCTCAGCCTTCATGCCAGAGCGCTGGTTTCCTGGCAGCTGCCATGTCTTTGGGCAGGGCCACCAGCTCTTCCATGTGTTCCTGGTGCTGTGCACACTGGCTCAGCTGGAGGCCGTGGCACTGGACTATAAGGCTCGGCGGTCCATCTATGAGCCTCTGCATACCCGCTGGCCCCACAATTTTTCTGGCCTCTTCCTGCTCACTGTGGGCAGCAGCGTGCTCACTGCATTTTTCCTGAGCCAGCTGGTACGATGCAAACTCAATCGGAAGACCCAGTGA